From a single Actinomyces viscosus genomic region:
- a CDS encoding ribonuclease HII encodes MSPRGRTRPDRALEKTLLETHGYVGGLDEVGRGALAGPVSVGLAIVARCTDDDFPEGLADSKQLTARARTSLVDPVRDWLVDHAVAHASPAEIDEHGIVAALRMAGLRALQQVAERGHAPDVIILDGVADWLTATQPDLLTALEGGHLPETAPEAARSAPTPPVRMEVKADARCAVVAAASVLAKVERDCLMADLDDPGYGWASNKGYASPAHFQGLTALGASDQHRRSWHLPGLEQRHG; translated from the coding sequence GTGAGTCCTCGGGGACGCACCCGCCCCGACCGGGCCCTGGAGAAGACTCTGCTGGAAACCCACGGCTACGTCGGCGGTCTGGACGAGGTCGGTCGCGGGGCCCTGGCCGGACCGGTCAGCGTCGGGCTGGCGATCGTGGCACGGTGCACCGATGACGACTTCCCCGAGGGGCTCGCCGACTCCAAGCAGCTGACGGCCCGGGCCCGAACAAGCCTGGTGGATCCTGTGCGCGACTGGCTCGTGGACCACGCCGTCGCCCACGCCTCACCGGCAGAGATCGATGAGCACGGCATCGTCGCAGCACTGAGAATGGCGGGTCTGCGGGCCCTGCAGCAGGTCGCTGAGCGCGGCCACGCCCCCGACGTCATCATCCTCGACGGCGTGGCCGACTGGCTCACCGCCACCCAGCCCGACCTGCTCACCGCCCTGGAAGGCGGGCACCTTCCCGAGACTGCTCCTGAGGCTGCCAGGTCTGCTCCCACCCCTCCGGTGCGCATGGAGGTCAAGGCCGACGCCCGGTGCGCCGTCGTCGCTGCCGCCAGCGTCCTGGCCAAGGTCGAACGCGACTGCCTCATGGCCGATCTTGACGACCCCGGCTACGGGTGGGCCTCCAACAAGGGCTACGCCTCGCCGGCCCACTTCCAGGGACTCACCGCCCTGGGGGCCAGCGACCAGCATCGGCGCAGCTGGCACCTGCCCGGCCTGGAGCAGCGCCACGGCTGA
- a CDS encoding WXG100 family type VII secretion target, translating into MANISASYEDMRSQANALITTRDNIQQQLQQAKMQVDNLVSSGFVTDAASGAFQTSYQEFTTSATKTIDSLTSISNNLNQVVSTLEETDSSLASQLRG; encoded by the coding sequence ATGGCGAACATCTCCGCTTCCTACGAGGACATGCGCTCCCAGGCCAACGCCCTGATCACCACGCGTGACAACATCCAGCAGCAGCTCCAGCAGGCCAAGATGCAGGTGGACAACCTGGTTTCCTCGGGCTTCGTCACCGACGCCGCCTCCGGCGCCTTCCAGACGAGCTACCAGGAGTTCACCACGAGCGCCACCAAGACCATCGACTCCCTGACCAGCATCTCCAACAACCTCAACCAGGTCGTCTCGACCCTAGAGGAGACCGACTCCTCGCTGGCCTCCCAGCTGCGCGGCTGA
- the lepB gene encoding signal peptidase I: MRPVQDGADDVGLDLKQADPSQIGQTSRSAITPACSSPSANSPQETRTAFENDGEAPKPAPVDDSDEWDYDPFIDPDAEPEPDDELTELPPSIQPRRQVAPAIPPPQTSPLYQRVIRLVLVVAVVILVPALLRAYVVQIYEIPSGSMERTLRDGDKVAVPMYGSDDVERGDVIVFTDPDDWLHVKEPTGLRGATQRLMIAVNLLPENTGHHLVKRVIGVGGDHVVADGKGSLTVNGVAIKEPYVKDGQSPSLTSFDVTVPQGYVWVMGDNRSNSADSRYHRDDAHGGFVPLKNVVGVARVVFQWTHLSRWGLLGGGERAFSDVPAREATSPAPPSPPAAPTGDGETASGEEAPSQAAEDSSSEDVGAAGEGPSGDDGPQAEPGGPADVPDSSGNSSDQEQAPGRTR; encoded by the coding sequence GTGAGACCGGTGCAGGATGGTGCCGACGACGTCGGGCTGGACCTGAAGCAGGCCGATCCCTCCCAGATCGGTCAGACCTCCAGGTCCGCGATCACACCGGCCTGCAGCTCTCCGTCCGCGAACTCCCCGCAGGAAACCCGCACGGCTTTTGAGAACGACGGAGAGGCTCCGAAGCCGGCCCCGGTTGACGACAGCGACGAGTGGGACTACGACCCGTTCATCGATCCCGACGCCGAGCCCGAGCCCGATGACGAGCTCACCGAGCTGCCACCCTCCATCCAACCCCGCCGGCAGGTGGCCCCCGCCATCCCCCCGCCGCAGACCAGCCCCTTGTACCAGCGGGTGATCAGGCTGGTGCTCGTCGTGGCAGTCGTCATCCTGGTACCGGCTCTCCTACGGGCCTACGTCGTCCAGATCTACGAGATCCCCTCGGGATCCATGGAACGCACCCTGCGTGACGGGGACAAGGTCGCGGTCCCCATGTACGGCTCCGATGACGTCGAACGGGGCGACGTCATCGTCTTCACCGATCCTGACGACTGGCTTCACGTCAAGGAGCCGACAGGGCTGCGCGGTGCCACCCAGAGGCTCATGATCGCAGTGAACCTTCTGCCGGAGAACACCGGCCATCACCTCGTCAAACGGGTCATCGGTGTCGGCGGTGACCATGTGGTCGCCGACGGGAAGGGGTCCTTGACCGTCAACGGCGTCGCGATCAAGGAGCCCTACGTCAAGGACGGTCAGTCCCCGTCGCTGACCTCCTTCGATGTCACCGTCCCCCAGGGCTACGTGTGGGTCATGGGGGACAACCGCAGCAACTCGGCCGACTCCCGCTACCACCGCGACGACGCCCACGGCGGCTTCGTGCCGCTCAAGAACGTGGTCGGGGTGGCCAGGGTGGTCTTCCAGTGGACGCATCTGAGCCGGTGGGGGCTCTTGGGAGGAGGGGAGCGCGCCTTCTCAGACGTCCCTGCGCGGGAGGCGACGTCGCCCGCACCGCCCTCGCCTCCGGCTGCTCCCACGGGTGACGGGGAGACGGCTTCTGGGGAGGAGGCGCCTTCGCAGGCCGCCGAGGACAGCAGCTCCGAGGACGTTGGCGCTGCCGGCGAGGGCCCCAGCGGCGATGACGGGCCGCAGGCCGAGCCCGGCGGGCCGGCTGACGTCCCGGATTCCTCCGGAAACTCCTCCGACCAGGAGCAGGCTCCGGGGAGAACGAGGTGA
- a CDS encoding putative T7SS-secreted protein: MTARPTDWSPLDCSRDPVSGDPDAVREAARQYSSTAEAIKTAQTSLTNISYQSRGKAVAELQNKARELAGQVGQAYSRCEGASEALNGYAPHLENAQKTSLEALREAEKSKRDLEGVQNQKRDVERSYYQSKSPQERENLKQRYMRLGGQESSAQSAVNAAKAKLKQAVEERDSAAQTASKKLDHVSETSPIKDGLWDKFKGFLRKLAKVAEVLNVILDKISMVLTIVCIAVAIFCPPVGAGLLMAGFIVSAAKFACSTVCNISKLADGKMSPGEFLTNLAVDGASLAMEGAGLKGASAGAKAGKAAMKEGAKQGLKEGERRLRAAEQSALAKQAANRGTKGLRKGLINLNNKINDIKGVGEKIPKQLTSNMNRRQAMYTDLKKEAGKYFSKKSFEEKKSEFKENLSQTIDSSCAFKKATVK; the protein is encoded by the coding sequence ATGACCGCACGCCCCACCGACTGGTCCCCTCTGGACTGCTCCCGTGACCCAGTCAGCGGAGATCCCGATGCCGTCAGGGAGGCGGCCCGCCAGTACTCCTCCACGGCGGAGGCGATCAAGACCGCCCAGACCTCCCTGACCAACATCTCCTACCAGTCACGCGGAAAAGCGGTCGCTGAGCTGCAGAACAAGGCTCGTGAGCTCGCTGGGCAGGTCGGCCAGGCCTACTCACGTTGCGAGGGAGCCTCCGAGGCTCTCAACGGTTACGCGCCGCACCTGGAGAACGCACAGAAGACCTCCCTGGAGGCTTTGCGCGAGGCGGAGAAGAGCAAGCGTGATCTGGAGGGGGTCCAGAATCAGAAGAGAGATGTGGAGCGTTCCTACTACCAGAGCAAGAGTCCGCAGGAGCGTGAGAACCTCAAGCAGCGCTACATGCGCCTGGGGGGTCAGGAGTCGAGTGCACAGAGCGCAGTCAACGCAGCGAAGGCCAAGCTGAAGCAGGCCGTTGAAGAGCGGGACTCAGCCGCTCAGACAGCATCCAAGAAGTTGGACCACGTCAGCGAGACGAGCCCCATCAAGGACGGCCTGTGGGACAAGTTCAAGGGTTTCCTGAGAAAACTGGCCAAGGTCGCTGAGGTCCTCAACGTTATCCTGGACAAGATCAGTATGGTGTTGACAATCGTCTGCATTGCTGTCGCCATATTCTGCCCCCCAGTGGGGGCGGGGCTGCTCATGGCAGGATTCATCGTCAGCGCCGCAAAGTTCGCCTGCAGCACAGTATGCAACATATCCAAGCTGGCAGACGGGAAGATGAGCCCCGGAGAATTCCTCACGAACCTAGCCGTCGACGGTGCATCCCTCGCCATGGAGGGCGCAGGACTGAAGGGAGCCAGCGCTGGGGCCAAGGCAGGAAAGGCGGCAATGAAAGAAGGGGCAAAACAGGGATTAAAAGAAGGGGAACGGCGACTGAGAGCTGCTGAACAATCAGCACTCGCCAAACAAGCCGCAAATAGAGGAACCAAAGGGCTCAGAAAAGGCCTCATCAACTTAAACAACAAGATTAACGACATCAAGGGCGTAGGCGAAAAAATCCCCAAGCAACTTACTAGCAACATGAATCGACGACAGGCCATGTACACAGACCTGAAGAAAGAAGCCGGAAAGTATTTCAGCAAGAAATCATTTGAAGAGAAGAAGAGTGAGTTCAAGGAGAACCTCTCCCAAACGATCGACTCTTCCTGTGCCTTCAAGAAGGCGACGGTGAAGTAG
- the lepB gene encoding signal peptidase I has translation MSSGPDQNLQDRTDGDTDEAVTPGKSLRADNDRRNSHRHKGGAHKDKAGASEAAEPASMGERIIFRLKQWGITLSYLVVAVVIIALIRTFVIQSFTIPSGSMENTLNEGDRVTVTMYDSDKVSRGDVVVFTDPDHWLTAQEPTGLQGAAQDFLVAIRIFPQNAGHHLIKRVIGMPGDHVVADGKGSLTVNGVELHENYLKPGRSASEVAFDVTVPEGYIWVMGDNRSNSSDSRYHQNDVHRGFVPLGNVVGVAKNVVWPYSHWSSLTSGHAVFSQVPEPTSTPTALPSGAAAPVPASTLAGSGD, from the coding sequence ATGAGCAGCGGACCCGACCAGAACCTTCAGGACAGGACCGATGGGGATACGGATGAGGCAGTGACCCCGGGGAAGAGTCTGCGGGCCGACAATGACCGCCGGAACAGCCACCGGCACAAGGGCGGTGCCCACAAGGACAAGGCCGGGGCCAGCGAGGCCGCTGAGCCGGCCTCGATGGGGGAGCGGATCATCTTCCGCCTCAAGCAGTGGGGCATCACCCTGTCCTACCTGGTCGTCGCCGTGGTGATCATCGCCCTCATCCGCACCTTCGTCATCCAGAGCTTCACCATCCCGTCGGGGTCAATGGAGAACACCCTCAACGAGGGTGACCGCGTCACCGTGACGATGTACGACTCCGACAAGGTCAGCCGGGGCGACGTCGTCGTCTTCACCGACCCGGACCACTGGCTGACGGCCCAGGAGCCCACTGGTCTGCAAGGCGCAGCGCAGGACTTCCTCGTCGCGATCCGCATCTTCCCCCAGAATGCCGGCCACCACCTCATCAAGCGGGTCATCGGAATGCCCGGTGACCACGTCGTCGCCGACGGGAAGGGCTCCTTGACCGTCAACGGCGTCGAGCTCCATGAGAACTATCTCAAGCCCGGCCGGTCGGCCTCCGAGGTCGCCTTCGACGTCACCGTTCCCGAGGGCTACATCTGGGTCATGGGCGACAACCGTTCCAACTCCTCGGACTCCCGCTACCACCAGAACGACGTCCACCGCGGCTTCGTGCCCCTGGGCAACGTCGTCGGTGTCGCCAAGAACGTCGTGTGGCCCTACTCCCACTGGTCCAGCCTCACCTCCGGACATGCAGTCTTCTCCCAGGTCCCCGAGCCGACGTCCACCCCGACGGCACTGCCCAGCGGAGCGGCCGCGCCTGTCCCGGCGAGCACGCTGGCGGGCTCCGGGGACTGA
- a CDS encoding DNA-processing protein DprA produces the protein MTSRPTSRPTSGLAPNLPYDIDDPALVRATWSRLAEPDSAAATMLVGRLGPSAALRWLLEEAIDTAGRVRSAPRPPVPEPPPGTSSAGDASAHWAQVAARWAPRLEGLDIRRELDVLDRLGGSLILPGDPWWPPGLDELEHPPFCLWVRGDPSLLVSARDLEAAGAKEGGADAGAGHSRPDVPGAQRPPVREQRMPTGPASGLCLALVGARASTRYGEGVATSLASGVTAQGGLIVSGGAFGIDACAHRGALREGPTVSVSAGGVDRLYPVGNTAVLEAVIATGALVAEVPPGCQPGRHRFVSRNRVIAAISGATIVVEAAWRSGALSTAHRALELGRQLGAVPGPVTSMSSVGCHRLLRKGAVCVTDVDDALELLTPLGTVDADAAKEQNPELAKDGLLDGLDPAGAVVLDAMPARASATTEAIVRSAGLSLKETTAALGILELTGKAERTATGWRRRCSKRSRDQAGGASRG, from the coding sequence ATGACCTCCAGACCGACCTCCAGACCGACCTCCGGACTGGCCCCCAACCTGCCCTACGACATTGACGACCCGGCGCTGGTCCGCGCCACCTGGTCGCGCCTGGCGGAGCCCGACAGCGCCGCTGCCACGATGCTGGTGGGCCGCCTCGGACCGAGCGCCGCCCTGCGGTGGCTGCTGGAGGAGGCCATCGACACCGCAGGTCGTGTGCGCAGCGCTCCGCGCCCGCCCGTGCCGGAGCCGCCCCCGGGCACCTCCAGCGCCGGTGACGCCAGTGCCCACTGGGCGCAGGTCGCCGCTCGATGGGCGCCGCGCCTGGAGGGGCTCGACATCCGCCGCGAGCTCGACGTGCTCGACCGCCTCGGCGGGAGCCTCATCCTCCCCGGAGACCCCTGGTGGCCGCCGGGACTCGACGAGCTGGAGCACCCGCCCTTCTGCCTGTGGGTGCGCGGTGACCCATCGCTACTGGTCAGTGCCCGGGACCTGGAGGCCGCGGGCGCCAAGGAGGGCGGCGCCGATGCTGGCGCAGGCCACAGCCGTCCGGATGTCCCCGGCGCCCAGCGCCCGCCCGTTCGTGAGCAACGGATGCCGACGGGACCGGCCAGCGGACTGTGCCTGGCCCTGGTGGGCGCTCGCGCCTCCACCCGCTATGGCGAGGGGGTGGCCACCTCCCTGGCCTCGGGGGTGACGGCCCAGGGCGGCCTCATCGTCTCCGGCGGGGCCTTCGGTATCGACGCCTGTGCCCACCGCGGGGCCCTGCGCGAGGGGCCCACCGTGTCGGTCTCAGCCGGGGGAGTGGATCGTCTCTACCCGGTCGGCAACACCGCAGTGCTGGAGGCGGTCATCGCCACCGGGGCTCTGGTGGCGGAGGTCCCGCCGGGCTGCCAGCCCGGACGTCACCGGTTCGTCTCTCGCAACCGAGTCATCGCGGCGATCTCCGGGGCGACGATCGTGGTCGAGGCGGCCTGGCGCTCCGGGGCCCTGTCCACCGCCCACCGGGCCCTCGAGCTGGGTAGGCAGCTGGGCGCCGTTCCCGGACCGGTGACCTCCATGTCCTCGGTCGGCTGCCACCGTCTTCTGCGCAAGGGAGCGGTCTGCGTCACCGATGTTGACGACGCCCTGGAGCTTTTGACGCCCCTGGGCACCGTCGACGCCGACGCGGCCAAGGAGCAGAACCCCGAGCTGGCGAAGGACGGCCTCCTGGACGGGCTGGATCCAGCCGGCGCCGTCGTCCTGGACGCCATGCCGGCCCGAGCGTCGGCGACCACCGAGGCCATCGTCCGCTCGGCGGGCCTGTCCCTGAAGGAGACCACTGCCGCCCTGGGGATCCTGGAGCTCACGGGGAAGGCGGAACGCACCGCCACCGGTTGGAGGCGGCGCTGCTCGAAGCGCTCACGTGACCAGGCCGGGGGAGCCTCGCGCGGCTGA
- a CDS encoding YifB family Mg chelatase-like AAA ATPase, whose amino-acid sequence MGLARTLAVTLTGLAGHIVDVEAHATQGLPGFTLVGLPDAAVRESRERVRAALSTCGVTWGEQRLTVNLSPADLRKTGTGLDLALALAVLGARGRLGRSASRVLGRTVYIGELGLDGSVHSVRGILPSVQAAVDAGVEEIVVAQEAAAEAELVPGARVSAISHIGQLVERYGGRLSAEVAAAVEQISEAGNNAPTVTAPEREPPDLADVVGQAEARQALEVAAAGGHHLIMVGPPGTGKTMLAERLPSILPPLEQTDAVTVTSIHSVAGTFNPAHGLITRPPLRAPHHTATRAAVVGGGSGLPRPGDVSLAHRGVLFLDEAPEFSAGVLDCLRQPLESGTVTIDRVGGRASYPAAFQLVLAANPCPCGKAGGRGLECTCTSLQRRRYFSRLSGPLLDRVDIQVEVAAVSAADLASPTSGEPSAVVAQRVLKARQAAERRLAGTPWRLNAEVPGSYLRGPDGGLSAPLSRRLMTALERGDLSLRGVDRVLRLAWTLADLEGTEALTLTHIGTALALRTSGVRP is encoded by the coding sequence ATGGGGCTAGCTCGCACCCTCGCTGTCACGCTGACCGGGTTGGCCGGACACATCGTCGACGTCGAGGCCCACGCCACCCAGGGCCTGCCCGGATTCACCCTTGTGGGCCTACCCGACGCCGCCGTGCGCGAGTCGCGCGAGCGCGTCCGGGCCGCGTTGAGCACCTGCGGCGTCACCTGGGGCGAGCAGCGCCTGACCGTCAACCTCTCCCCGGCGGACCTGCGCAAGACCGGGACCGGGCTGGACCTGGCGCTCGCGCTGGCCGTCCTGGGCGCTCGCGGCCGGCTCGGTCGGTCCGCGTCACGGGTCCTGGGACGCACGGTCTACATCGGTGAGCTCGGGCTGGACGGCTCGGTGCACTCCGTGCGCGGCATCCTGCCCAGCGTCCAGGCCGCGGTCGACGCCGGGGTGGAGGAGATCGTCGTCGCCCAGGAGGCCGCTGCCGAGGCCGAGCTCGTCCCCGGCGCCCGGGTGAGCGCCATCAGCCATATCGGCCAGCTCGTAGAGCGCTACGGAGGGCGCCTGAGCGCGGAGGTGGCCGCCGCGGTGGAGCAGATCTCCGAGGCCGGGAACAACGCTCCCACGGTCACCGCCCCGGAGCGTGAGCCTCCGGATCTGGCCGACGTCGTCGGACAGGCCGAGGCCCGGCAGGCCCTCGAGGTCGCCGCGGCCGGAGGGCACCACCTCATCATGGTGGGTCCGCCGGGGACGGGAAAGACCATGCTGGCCGAGCGACTGCCCTCGATCCTGCCGCCCCTGGAGCAGACGGACGCCGTGACCGTCACCTCCATCCACTCCGTGGCCGGAACCTTCAACCCCGCCCACGGACTCATCACCCGGCCACCGCTGCGGGCCCCGCACCACACCGCCACCCGGGCCGCCGTCGTCGGAGGCGGATCCGGCCTGCCCCGCCCCGGGGACGTCTCCCTGGCCCACCGCGGTGTGCTGTTCCTCGACGAGGCCCCCGAGTTCAGCGCCGGAGTCCTGGACTGCCTGCGCCAGCCGCTGGAGTCCGGGACGGTCACCATCGACCGCGTGGGCGGCCGCGCCAGCTACCCGGCAGCCTTCCAGCTCGTCCTGGCCGCCAACCCCTGCCCGTGCGGCAAGGCCGGTGGCCGCGGCCTGGAGTGCACCTGCACCTCCCTGCAACGACGGCGCTACTTCTCCCGCCTGTCCGGACCGCTGCTGGACCGGGTGGACATCCAGGTCGAGGTCGCCGCCGTCAGCGCCGCCGATCTCGCCTCCCCGACCAGTGGAGAGCCCAGCGCCGTCGTGGCGCAGCGGGTCCTCAAGGCCCGGCAGGCCGCCGAGCGCCGGCTGGCCGGGACGCCGTGGCGCCTCAACGCCGAGGTCCCCGGCTCCTACCTCAGAGGCCCCGACGGCGGACTCAGCGCTCCGCTCAGCCGCCGGCTCATGACCGCCCTTGAACGCGGGGACCTCTCCCTGCGCGGGGTGGACCGGGTCCTCAGACTGGCCTGGACCCTCGCCGACCTCGAGGGCACTGAGGCCCTCACCCTCACCCACATCGGGACCGCCCTGGCCCTGCGGACCTCAGGAGTACGACCATGA
- a CDS encoding DUF2469 domain-containing protein, which produces MSAEDLESYENELELSLYREYRDVASLFSYVVETERRFYLANAVDVQVRTSGGEVFFELTLEDAWVWDIYRASRFVKSVHVVTFKDVNVEELTKLEMDIPSS; this is translated from the coding sequence GTGAGCGCAGAAGACCTCGAGTCCTATGAGAACGAGCTGGAGCTCTCGCTGTACCGGGAGTACCGCGACGTCGCCTCCCTGTTCTCCTACGTGGTGGAGACCGAACGGCGGTTCTACCTGGCCAACGCCGTTGACGTCCAGGTACGCACCAGCGGCGGGGAGGTCTTCTTCGAGCTCACTCTCGAGGACGCCTGGGTGTGGGACATCTACCGAGCCTCCCGGTTCGTCAAGTCCGTCCACGTCGTCACCTTCAAGGACGTCAACGTCGAGGAGCTCACCAAGCTCGAGATGGACATCCCCTCCTCCTGA
- the trmD gene encoding tRNA (guanosine(37)-N1)-methyltransferase TrmD, translating into MRIDVVTIFPDYLKVLDLSLIGRAAGRGSLDLHVHDLRDHAHDRHRTVDDTPLGGGAGMVMKPDVWGEALDDVLAMGSPAGRQVLIIPTPSGEVFTQRTAEDLAGADSLVFACGRYEGIDARVPEHYASRGVEVRELSIGDYVLNGGEVAAIVMIEAIARLLPGVLGNPESLVEESHSAAGLLEYPVHTRPTRWRGLQVDPVLLSGDHGRIARARRNQSIARTVERRPDMIQALDPTGLDREDRAVLASMGWAVPAGAEHPVPVRLRNASADDAHALAALAARTFPDACGNVIAPEFLERHIVTTLVPELFATWAGDDRVDLVVAELLEPLLAGPDSSLGEEAGASTAPALVGYAAVLREEADSGGERPHGIDPRPACVRPAGGEVVGELSKVYVDATMRGSGLTPALMDAVIRQAAAHGTDLLWLGTHVTNKRAQKAYKRAGFRQVGTRTYNVGGQDAHDVVMTRRTGEGL; encoded by the coding sequence GTGAGGATCGACGTCGTCACCATCTTCCCCGACTACCTCAAGGTCCTGGACCTCTCGCTCATCGGGAGGGCCGCCGGCCGCGGCTCCCTCGACCTGCACGTCCACGACCTGCGCGACCACGCCCACGACCGCCACCGCACCGTCGACGACACGCCCCTGGGCGGCGGGGCAGGCATGGTCATGAAGCCCGACGTCTGGGGCGAGGCCCTCGACGACGTGCTCGCCATGGGCTCTCCCGCCGGCCGCCAGGTGCTCATCATCCCCACCCCCTCAGGTGAGGTCTTCACCCAGCGCACCGCCGAGGACCTGGCCGGAGCCGACTCCCTGGTCTTCGCCTGCGGCCGCTACGAGGGCATCGACGCACGCGTGCCCGAGCACTACGCCTCCCGTGGCGTGGAGGTGCGCGAGCTGAGCATCGGGGACTACGTGCTCAACGGGGGAGAGGTCGCCGCCATCGTCATGATCGAGGCGATCGCCCGGCTCCTGCCCGGGGTCCTGGGCAACCCCGAGTCGCTGGTCGAGGAGTCCCACTCAGCCGCCGGCCTGCTGGAGTACCCCGTCCACACCCGCCCCACCCGGTGGCGCGGACTCCAGGTCGACCCCGTCCTGCTCTCCGGTGACCACGGCCGTATCGCCCGAGCGAGACGGAACCAGTCCATCGCCCGCACTGTCGAGCGCCGCCCCGACATGATCCAGGCCCTGGACCCCACCGGCCTGGATCGTGAGGACCGCGCGGTCCTGGCCTCCATGGGCTGGGCGGTCCCGGCCGGGGCGGAGCATCCGGTTCCGGTGCGTCTTCGCAACGCTTCCGCCGACGACGCCCACGCCCTGGCCGCTCTCGCCGCCCGCACCTTCCCCGATGCGTGCGGGAACGTCATCGCCCCCGAGTTCCTCGAGCGGCACATCGTCACCACGCTTGTTCCCGAGCTGTTCGCCACCTGGGCCGGAGACGACCGCGTCGACCTCGTCGTCGCCGAGCTGCTCGAACCTCTTTTGGCAGGACCGGATTCCTCCCTCGGGGAGGAAGCGGGCGCGAGCACTGCTCCGGCTCTGGTCGGCTACGCCGCAGTACTGCGCGAGGAGGCCGACTCCGGCGGCGAGCGGCCCCACGGGATCGACCCCCGCCCCGCCTGCGTGCGGCCTGCCGGGGGAGAGGTCGTCGGCGAACTGTCCAAGGTGTACGTCGACGCCACCATGAGAGGATCCGGACTGACCCCCGCACTTATGGACGCCGTGATACGCCAGGCCGCCGCCCACGGAACGGACCTGCTCTGGCTCGGCACCCACGTCACCAACAAGCGTGCCCAGAAGGCCTACAAACGGGCCGGCTTCCGCCAGGTCGGTACCCGCACCTACAACGTCGGTGGCCAGGACGCCCACGACGTCGTCATGACCCGGCGGACAGGAGAAGGCCTATGA
- the rplS gene encoding 50S ribosomal protein L19 — MNLIDEINAASLRDDIPSFRPGDTLKVHVKVVEGSRTRVQVFQGVVIARQGGGVSETFTIRKVSFGVGVERTFPVHTPSIEKIEVVTRGQVRRAKLYYLRNLRGKAAKIKERRED, encoded by the coding sequence ATGAACCTGATCGACGAGATCAACGCCGCATCACTGCGCGACGACATCCCCTCCTTCCGTCCGGGTGACACCCTCAAGGTCCACGTCAAGGTCGTTGAGGGATCGCGTACCCGCGTCCAGGTCTTCCAGGGCGTCGTCATCGCGCGCCAGGGCGGCGGCGTCTCGGAGACCTTCACCATCCGCAAGGTCTCCTTCGGTGTCGGTGTCGAGCGCACCTTCCCCGTCCACACGCCCTCCATCGAGAAGATCGAGGTCGTCACCCGGGGCCAGGTGCGCCGTGCCAAGCTCTACTACCTGCGCAACCTGCGCGGTAAGGCCGCCAAGATCAAGGAGCGTCGCGAGGACTGA
- a CDS encoding YraN family protein, with the protein MTDQVAAATRGRTVIAARCGDHGLTPPSRGPGGEGDARAGASRQSTGRCGEDLAATYLEDIGWKILERNWRPDHGLRGELDIIALEPAAAHHEPGSASVADPEEAWARPRLVIVEVKTRSSLRQGPPAAAVDARKVARLRALAAAWASTHETTSHAGMRLDVVSILLRDARPALLRHHRAVDASWG; encoded by the coding sequence ATGACCGACCAGGTCGCAGCAGCCACAAGGGGACGAACGGTGATCGCAGCCAGATGCGGCGATCACGGGCTTACACCGCCCTCCCGGGGCCCGGGCGGCGAAGGAGACGCTCGCGCAGGGGCCTCCCGCCAGAGCACCGGGCGGTGCGGCGAGGACCTCGCCGCCACCTACCTGGAGGACATCGGCTGGAAGATCCTGGAGCGCAACTGGCGCCCGGACCACGGCCTGCGCGGAGAGCTCGACATCATCGCCCTGGAGCCGGCTGCGGCGCACCACGAGCCGGGCAGCGCATCCGTCGCCGACCCGGAAGAGGCGTGGGCAAGGCCGAGGCTGGTCATCGTTGAGGTCAAGACCCGCAGCTCCCTGCGCCAGGGGCCACCGGCGGCCGCCGTCGACGCCCGCAAAGTCGCCCGACTGCGTGCCCTGGCGGCCGCCTGGGCGAGCACCCATGAGACCACGTCGCACGCCGGCATGCGCCTGGACGTCGTCTCCATCCTCCTGCGCGACGCGCGCCCTGCGCTGCTGCGCCACCACCGGGCGGTGGACGCATCATGGGGCTAG